From Nicotiana tabacum cultivar K326 chromosome 15, ASM71507v2, whole genome shotgun sequence, the proteins below share one genomic window:
- the LOC107826295 gene encoding uncharacterized protein LOC107826295 encodes MEALVELEKIQTRILERIKILEHSLIPSNSSPNLSLETSNKSSTAADPFLSASGTTASATEDHLSSILVVNGVREFSFKRVPSDYYDWPLEARRDVLGAASIHHLCKSIVLVNTQAPSNITDCSDRNNSKYYVVVVQYTARFNAETVKNFLYTLNDGKIAKKKFNMRLAPEEISVKLTGYEHNGVTCVGMKTDIQVILDEAITKLNPDFFWLGGGEIDLKLGMRTSEFIKFVQPFIVNCSNA; translated from the exons ATGGAAGCATTGGTGGAGCTGGAAAAAATCCAGACCCGAATCCTCGAACGGATAAAAATCCTGGAGCACTCTCTTATTCCTTCCAATTCCTCTCCAAATCTCTCTCTAGAAACTTCCAACAAGTCCTCCACCGCCGCCGATCCTTTTCTCTCCGCCTCCGGCACCACCGCTTCCGCCACCGAAGACCACCTTTCAAGCATTCTCGTCGTCAATGGCGTTAGAGAGTTCAGCTTCAAGCGCGTTCCCTCTGATTACTATGATTGGCCTCTCGAAGCTCGTCGTGATGTTCTCGGTGCTGCATCCATTCATCATCTCTGCAAAAGCATCGTTCTG GTAAATACTCAAGCCCCATCTAATATTACTGATTGTAGTGATCGTAACAATTCAAAGTACTACGTTGTTGTCGTACAG TATACTGCTCGATTCAATGCTGAGACTGTGAAGAATTTTCTGTACACTCTCAACGATGGCAAGATAGCCAAAAAGAAATTCAACA TGAGGCTTGCTCCTGAGGAGATATCAGTGAAGCTGACTGGTTACGAACACAATGGAGTTACGTGTGTTGGCATGAAAACAGATATACAG GTGATTTTGGATGAAGCAATTACAAAGCTCAACCCTGACTTCTTCTGGTTAGGAGGTGGTGAGATTGATCTTAAACTGGGGATGAGGacatcagaattcatcaagtttgtCCAACCATTTATTGTCAACTGTAGCAATGCTTAA